A portion of the Sabethes cyaneus chromosome 3, idSabCyanKW18_F2, whole genome shotgun sequence genome contains these proteins:
- the LOC128744296 gene encoding ATP-binding cassette subfamily C member 4, translating to MDSSRKPEKKNPRKGAFCASQLLFCWLLPLFYKGCRWGLNKDDLTKCLKKDKSEDLGDHLEQHWNTEVVKAKKQGRPPRLRNALFRAFYMQCIFDGFLVFMFVLIKSILPVVLAQLLIQFQAPTNSTDSGGLINRTTTVPPQTPDVFLTTTLHFLLDTNQNETELDRMRRSIDGSKNSLNNRVTSDDFRDEDYSNSRDDGYVDLNEEDAPSRVHTLSGTAEVIDYAWNDVHWLATILVLLTLLGCFCSHHSDVRQRLVGARMRIACCSVIYRKTLRISKKAAGSTPAGYLINLLSNDVSRLDYGFIFLHYVWVLPFQAVFTCYLIWRSVQWAAVVGVVGLLLKTIPVQTGLGRLQSVLRMRVAKRTDQRVGIMNELIQGIQVIKMYAWEKPFHTVVSLARKKEVRQIRWASYIRGIYLSTMMFTERSTLFLAIATCYFEGRAITADIVFPMAQFFNILQLTAAIFYPLAVSLGAEALVSIDRIQEFLEIDEQDTKMTGLCKNDLEAIRKRPLTEQKNAVELRNVSASWENSKEKTLENISLNAKAGQLLAVVGPVGAGKSSLLQMLLGELPILNGEAVINGEVSYGCQEPWLFTGTVRNNILFGLPYDRKRYQEVVEHCALVTDFEQLPEGDKTMVGERGTSLSGGQRARVNLARAVYKNASVYLLDDPLSAVDTHVGRHLFDEVMGPKGYLAKQQATRILVTHQVHFLKDADWIVILEHGKILMQGTYQELSKSNLDFGNLLGSSEAKTEAPEEEEVEDLTDEEIPFIDGVRSENNKLYKSSTSIQGPPSLSSSVSENLGRTVGEDQAEGSLPLRIWATYFLAGGNAFLLLFTFVTLIFTQVVVSGSDYFVTYWTRQEELRLEYLPVEYSTGDYLWMYGVFIIAVIFFTIFRGYLFFNICMKASRTLHDRMFAKMLAAPMRFFDTNPSGRILNRFSKDMGAIDELLPKAIMDAVQVLLVMVGILVVIAIVNPILLLALLGAVVLFAVALKLYLRPTQDLKRLEGITRSPVFSHLSATLSGLSTIRANEAQKKITQEFDALQNVHSAVWQLTMSSNAALGLWLDCISTGFVACVTFSFIILHDDTYSANVGLAISQAMILTGMVQYGIRQTAESMQQMTAVERVIQYTEIPSENNPPKIPPGDWPWKGQIEFQSMTLRYDSDSPPVLKNLDITIEPTWKVGIVGRTGAGKSSLIGALFRLAPIEGKILVDGIDSGVVTLESLRSKISIIPQDPVLFSATIRYNLDPFNLYDDDSIWKAINEVELRTAVSGLDYMVTESGTNFSVGQRQLICLARAILRNNKILVLDEATANVDPQTDALIQRTIREKFKNCTVLTVAHRLHTVMDSDRILVMDAGHAREFDAPHVLLQREEGVLRNMVEATGPSESESLKRIAAEAYANL from the exons GCATTGGAACACAGAAGTTGTGAAAGCTAAAAAGCAGGGACGACCTCCTAGACTACGGAATGCTCTGTTCCGAGCATTCTACATGCAATGTATATTCGACGGATTCCTAGTGTTTATGTTTGTCCTTATCAA GTCCATCCTGCCGGTGGTCTTAGCCCAACTTTTGATTCAATTCCAAGCACCAACAAACTCAACCGATAGCGGAGGTTTAATCAACCGGACTACCACTGTTCCACCCCAGACACCGGATGTGTTCCTAACGACCACCCTGCATTTTCTCCTAGACACAAACCAAAATGAAACCGAGCTAGATAGAATGCGTCGCAGTATCGACGGGAGCAAAAATAGTCTCAATAATCGTGTTACCAGTGACGATTTCAGAGATGAAG ATTACAGCAACAGTCGCGACGATGGGTATGTTGACCTCAACGAAGAGGACGCTCCAAGTAGAGTTCACACGTTATCAGGCACTGCCGAAGTCATTGATTACGCATGGAACGATGTGCACTGGCTAGCAACGATACTGGTGCTGCTGACCTTGCTGGGATGTTTCTGCAGCCACCATTCCGACGTACGGCAACGCCTGGTCGGAGCAAGGATGCGAATTGCGTGCTGTTCGGTGATCTATCGAAAGACGCTTCGAATCTCCAAAAAGGCAGCCGGTTCAACGCCTGCCGGGTATCTGATTAATCTACTTTCCAACGACGTCAGTCGATTGGACTATGGATTCATCTTCCTGCACTACGTTTGGGTGCTTCCATTTCAG GCGGTTTTCACGTGCTACCTCATTTGGCGTAGTGTCCAGTGGGCAGCTGTTGTTGGTGTGGTGGGTTTGCTTTTGAAAACTATTCCAGTTCAAACCGGGCTTGGAAGGCTGCAGTCCGTACTTCGGATGCGAGTTGCAAAACGAACTGACCAGAGAGTGGGAATCATGAACGAACTGATTCAGGGAATTCAGGTCATTAAAATGTATGCGTGGGAAAAGCCCTTTCATACGGTTGTGTCGTTGGCGCGTAAAAAGGAGGTACGACAAATCCGATGGGCTTCGTACATTCGTGGCATCTATCTTAGTACCATGATGTTCACCGAAAGATCGACGCTGTTTTTAGCGATAGCTACCTGTTACTTTGAAGGTCGTGCCATAACCGCAGATATAGTCTTCCCGATGGCACAGTTCTTCAACATTCTTCAGCTCACGGCTGCTATTTTTTATCCATTGGCGGTTTCGCTAGGAGCCGAAGCATTAGTATCCATAGACAGAAttcaagagtttcttgaaatagaTGAGCAAGACACAAAAATGACGGGTCTGTGCAAAAACGATTTGGAAGCTATTAGAAAGAGACCATTAACTGAGCAGAAGAATGCTGTCGAGCTTAGAAATGTTTCAGCAAGTTGGGAAAACAGTAAGGAGAAAACTCTCGAGAATATTAGTCTCAATGCTAAAGCTGGTCAGTTACTTGCTGTCGTAGGACCGGTCGGTGCTGGAAAAAGTTCCTTGCTTCAAATGCTGCTGGGTGAATTACCAATTCTCAACGGAGAAGCTGTTATCAACGGGGAGGTATCCTATGGTTGTCAAGAACCGTGGCTGTTTACCGGTACTGTTAGGAATAACATTCTTTTTGGGCTGCCGTACGATCGCAAACGCTATCAAGAGGTAGTGGAGCATTGCGCATTGGTGACTGATTTTGAACAACTCCCGGAAGGAGACAAGACCATGGTTGGCGAGCGTGGAACTTCGCTTTCCGGTGGCCAGCGTGCTCGGGTAAATCTGGCACGGGCAGTCTATAAGAATGCTTCCGTTTATCTGCTGGACGATCCGCTTAGTGCGGTCGACACACACGTAGGGCGACATTTGTTCGATGAGGTTATGGGCCCGAAAGGCTATCTAGCGAAGCAGCAGGCAACGCGAATTCTCGTCACCCATCAGGTGCACTTTCTTAAGGATGCCGACTGGATTGTTATATTGGAGCAT GGTAAAATTCTTATGCAAGGAACTTATCAAGAATTATCTAAAAGTAATTTGGATTTCGGTAACCTGTTGGGATCCTCCGAAGCGAAAACCGAAGCTCCAGAAGAGGAAGAGGTCGAAGATTTAACGGATGAAGAAATTCCTTTTATTGATGGTGTCAGATCGGAAAACAACAAATTATATAAAAGTTCGACCTCGATACAGGGACCACCATCGTTATCG TCCAGCGTTAGCGAAAATCTGGGTAGAACAGTCGGTGAAGATCAGGCTGAAGGAAGTCTTCCGTTGAGAATTTGGGCAACCTACTTTTTGGCTGGCGGAAATgcctttttgttgctgtttacGTTCGTTACACTTATTTTTACTCAAGTCGTTGTAAGCGGGTCAGATTACTTTGTGACATACTGGACGCGACAGGAAGAGCTACGTCTTGAATATCTTCCGGTAGAGTACTCTACCGGAGATTATCTCTGGATGTACGGAGTCTTTATCATTGCAGTGATATTTTTCACCATCTTCCGTGGATACTTGTTTTTCAACATTTGTATGAAAGCGTCCAGAACGTTGCACGATCGAATGTTCGCGAAGATGCTAGCAGCTCCAATGCGATTTTTCGATACCAATCCCTCTGGGCGTATCCTGAATCGGTTTTCCAAAGATATGGGTGCCATTGATGAACTCTTGCCGAAAGCGATTATGGATGCTGTCCAAGTGCTGCTGGTAATGGTTGGCATATTGGTTGTGATCGCTATCGTAAATCCAATTTTGCTGCTAGCGTTACTTGGTGCTGTTGTTCTGTTTGCCGTGGCACTGAAATTGTACCTAAGGCCAACGCAGGATCTGAAGCGTCTGGAGGGAATAA CACGAAGTCCGGTTTTCTCGCACCTTTCGGCAACATTGTCAGGGCTTTCGACAATACGCGCCAACGAAGCCCAAAAGAAGATCACACAGGAATTTGACGCATTGCAAAATGTGCACTCTGCCGTTTGGCAACTGACCATGTCCAGCAACGCCGCTCTGGGATTGTGGTTGGATTGTATCAGCACGGGTTTCGTAGCATGTGTAACATTCAGTTTCATTATACTGCATGACG ACACCTACAGTGCCAATGTTGGTCTCGCCATATCACAAGCTATGATCCTCACCGGAATGGTACAATACGGTATCCGTCAAACGGCGGAATCAATGCAGCAGATGACCGCGGTAGAACGTGTCATTCAGTATACAGAAATCCCCTCTGAAAATAATCCACCCAAAATACCTCCCGGTGACTGGCCTTGGAAAGGTCAAATAGAATTTCAGAGTATGACACTAAGGTACGACAGCGACAGTCCACCGGTATTGAAGAATCTAGATATTACCATTGAACCGACTTGGAAAGTTGGGATCGTTGGTCGAACGGGAGCTGGTAAATCATCGTTGATTGGAGCGCTGTTTCGTCTGGCACCCATCGAAGGGAAGATATTAGTCGATGGCATTGATTCCGGAGTTGTAACTTTGGAGTCTCTGAGGTCAAAAATTTCTATTATTCCTCAGGATCCGGTACTTTTTAGTGCAACAATCCGGTACAATTTGGATCCTTTCAATCTCTATGACGATGACAGTATATGGAAAGCAATCAATGAAGTCGAGCTGCGGACGGCGGTCAGTGGGTTGGATTATATGGTCACCGAAAGTGGAACCAATTTCAGTGTCGGGCAACGACAGCTGATCTGCCTGGCCagagcaattttaagaaacAACAAAATATTGGTCCTCGATGAAGCCACAGCCAACGTCGATCCACA AACTGATGCACTAATACAGCGCACGATTCgggaaaaattcaaaaattgtacCGTTTTGACGGTGGCCCATCGCCTACACA